Below is a window of Jiangella alba DNA.
GCGAGCGCCGCCGGCGCGTCGCTGCTGCCGGAGCGGGCGCTGCCGATCGCCCTCGGCCTGCGCGCCGCGCCCCGACGATCGCCGCCGTCACGTTCGCCAACGGCGGCGACAACGTCGGCGTCTACGTGCCGGTGTTCGGCGCCTCCGGCGCGGCCGCGACCGCCGTCTACGTCGTCGTGTTCCTGCTGCTGGTCGCGGTCTGGTGCGCGCTCGGACACTGGTTGACGACGCGACCACCGGTGGCCCGGGCGGGGTGCGCCTAGCCGCGCGGCGGGCCGAACGCCGTCAGGAAGATCCGCACCGCCGCGGCGACGTGCCGGCGCAGTTCGTCGTCGCCCGGGACGGCGGCGTCGCCGAGCATCATGGCCCGGTTCAGCGGCGCGGCCATGACCAGCCAGTTGAACCACTCGGCGGCCTCGGCCGGTTCGGCGCCGGTGAGCAGCCCGCGCTCGTGCAGCACCTCGAACATCGCCGTCAGCTCGCCGATGGCCCGCTGCGGGCCGCGCTCGTAGAGCACCTTCGCCAGCTCCGGGAACCGGCCCACCTCGCCGATGACCAGGCGGCGCAGCTGCAGCAGCTCGGGCTCGGTGACGATGCGCAGCTGCCGCTCGGCGAACCCGCGCAGGTACGCCTCGAGCTCGGCGTCGTCGCCCAGCTCGGGGCGCTCGTGGTGGACGCGGTCGCCGGCGTCGCCGGTCATCGAGCCGACGATCTCGACGAACAGCGCCTCCTTGCTGCCGAAGTGCGTGTAGACGGTCTGCTTCGACACCCCGGACCGGGACGCGATGAGGTCCATGTTCGTGCCGAGGTAGCCGTTGCTGAGGAACACCTCGCGGGCGGCACGGACGATGGCCTGGTGCTTCTCGTCGGACCTCGCCCACGGCCGGGCGCCGGTCTGCGCCATGCCCTCTCCCTTCGCCGATCCCGGTGTTGACGTCATCATACTGGACAGTCTAGTCTGACCACACTGGACGGTCCAGTTTGAACGAAACCGGAGGTGAGAGCGGTGTCCGCTACCGCTACCGAGGCCGGCCCGATCGACGTCAGGTTCGCCGCCACGCTCACGCAGGGCGGCGTCAACGCGCCGGGCAGCTGGACGGTCGTCGTCATGGCCGGCTCCGCGGAGGTGTTCGGCACCCGGCAGCCGGTGAAGGTGGCCGGCACCATGGACGGCCACCCGTTCGAGGCCACGCTGCTGCCGCTGGGCGACGGGACGCACATCGTCCCGGTCAAGGCGGCCGTGCGGAAGGCCATCGGCAAGGGCGCCGGCGACGACGTCACCATCCACCTCCAGCACCGCCGCTGACCTCGAAGGAGCACGTCATGACCGAGTACGTCACCACCGCCCTGGGCGACCGCGTCGCCTACGACCGCTACGGCGACGGCGGCCCCGGGCTGATCTTCGTCGCCGGCGCCGGCCCGTTCCGCGCCATCGACCCGGTCACCACCGCGACCGCGGAGCTCGCGGCCGAGCAGGGCCTGGCCACGATCGTCTACGACCGCCTCGGCCGCGGCGACAGCGAGGCCACCGGCCGCATCGGCCTCGACCGCGAGTTCGCCGCGCTGCGCGCGCTGATGGACCTCCTCGGCGGCGAGGCGGCGCTGTGCGGACACTCGTCCGGCTGCTCCATCTCGCTCGCCGCGGCCGCGAACGGGCTGCCGGTGACGGCGCTGGCGCTGTGGGAGGCACCCATCGCGCCGGTCGGCACCGTCGCCGAGTGGATCGGCGAGGTCGAGCGGCGCATGGACGCCGGCGACTTCGACGGCGCGCTCACCCACTACATGAAGGACATGCCGCCGGAGTGGCTCGAGCAGGCCAAGCAGGACCCGATGTACGAGATGCTCGCCGCCCAGGTGGTCAGCTACCGCGCCGACGGCGAGTCGCTGGTGTGGGCCGACTCCGGGCCGCAGGCCGAGCTGTTCGCGAACGTCCGGGTGCCGACCGAGTTCCTGCTCGGCGAGAAGACGTTCGACGAGATGCACGCGGCCGCCGCGGCGGTGCTGGCCACCATCCCGGGCAGCGTCAAGAAGGAGCTGCCCGGCGCCGATCACACCTGGGACGTCGCGCCGATGGCGGCCGAGCTGGCCCGCTTCATTCGCGGTGCAGGTTCCTGACCAGCTTGGCGAAGACGAGGTTGAGCAGCACGATCCCGAACCACATGGCGAAGACGGCGTCGGCCTCGGCCTGCGCGCCGGCCGCCAGCCAGATCGAGCCGCCGACGCCGAAGAGCAGCGAGAAGACCGGCACCGCGACGTAGGAGTTGTCGGGCTGCTGCTCACTCCGGGCCGGCCGCGCCAGCCGGGCGTCGACCCGCTGGTCGATGGCGTCGGCGGCGCGGGCGACGAAGGAGTCCAGCACCGCCCGCTCGTACTCCGGGCCCAGCTCCTTGCGGGTCTCGTACGCGACGGACAGGTCGTCGCGGAAGTCGGCGGT
It encodes the following:
- a CDS encoding TetR/AcrR family transcriptional regulator; amino-acid sequence: MAQTGARPWARSDEKHQAIVRAAREVFLSNGYLGTNMDLIASRSGVSKQTVYTHFGSKEALFVEIVGSMTGDAGDRVHHERPELGDDAELEAYLRGFAERQLRIVTEPELLQLRRLVIGEVGRFPELAKVLYERGPQRAIGELTAMFEVLHERGLLTGAEPAEAAEWFNWLVMAAPLNRAMMLGDAAVPGDDELRRHVAAAVRIFLTAFGPPRG
- a CDS encoding alpha/beta fold hydrolase produces the protein MTEYVTTALGDRVAYDRYGDGGPGLIFVAGAGPFRAIDPVTTATAELAAEQGLATIVYDRLGRGDSEATGRIGLDREFAALRALMDLLGGEAALCGHSSGCSISLAAAANGLPVTALALWEAPIAPVGTVAEWIGEVERRMDAGDFDGALTHYMKDMPPEWLEQAKQDPMYEMLAAQVVSYRADGESLVWADSGPQAELFANVRVPTEFLLGEKTFDEMHAAAAAVLATIPGSVKKELPGADHTWDVAPMAAELARFIRGAGS
- a CDS encoding DUF1905 domain-containing protein, giving the protein MSATATEAGPIDVRFAATLTQGGVNAPGSWTVVVMAGSAEVFGTRQPVKVAGTMDGHPFEATLLPLGDGTHIVPVKAAVRKAIGKGAGDDVTIHLQHRR